One genomic window of Phycisphaerales bacterium includes the following:
- a CDS encoding RimK/LysX family protein, producing the protein MAEPNHTLYTMGWRERVALPQWRIRGVRAKIDTGARTSAIHVQAFEQLPNARVRFEVVVRERPERKTRWVEAEVVRESVVKPSSGETQVRPVVSTTLVIGPLEFEAEVGLVCRQGMLCRMLVGRRAIAGLAVVDPSARNLLSALPSDAANRKATP; encoded by the coding sequence ATGGCCGAACCCAACCACACGCTGTACACCATGGGCTGGCGCGAGCGCGTGGCGCTGCCCCAGTGGCGCATCCGCGGCGTGCGCGCCAAGATCGACACCGGCGCCCGCACCAGCGCCATCCACGTACAGGCCTTCGAGCAGCTCCCAAACGCCCGGGTCCGCTTCGAAGTCGTCGTCCGCGAGCGCCCCGAGCGAAAGACCCGGTGGGTCGAGGCAGAGGTCGTCCGCGAGTCGGTCGTCAAGCCCAGCAGCGGCGAGACACAGGTCCGACCCGTGGTGTCGACCACGCTCGTCATCGGCCCGCTGGAATTCGAGGCCGAGGTCGGGCTCGTCTGCCGCCAGGGCATGCTGTGCCGCATGCTCGTGGGCCGCCGCGCCATCGCCGGCCTGGCCGTGGTCGATCCTTCGGCCCGCAACCTGCTCTCGGCCCTTCCGTCCGATGCCGCCAACCGAAAGGCCACTCCGTGA
- a CDS encoding RimK family alpha-L-glutamate ligase has translation MKLAILSTAPKCYSTRRFKQAAEARGHKVKVLNTLRFSIDLEHGEPSLFYRGKELSDYDAILPRIGASITYFGTAVVRQFEQLDVYTPNTANGILNSRDKLRSLQILSRHDIGIPHSCYMRNQFDVLPAIERIGGAPVIIKLIEGTQGVGVILAESNKVAEGIIETLQSAKQNVLVQKFVAESKGKDVRALVVGDRVVAAMRRVAQGQEFRSNVHRGGRTEPVELDETYQKAAVRAAQIMGLRVAGVDLLESNEGPQVMEVNSSPGMEGIEGCTGLDIAGSIVEYIANQVDFPEIDIRQRLTVSVGYGVAEIFIPDGSDFVGKTIAESGLRERDLTVLTVNRGTAVFSNPKGSRALEAGDRLLCYGKLETMRDLVPERTKRKKKPRVAKLDPSLVDALEADK, from the coding sequence GTGAAGCTCGCGATCCTCTCCACCGCCCCCAAGTGCTATAGCACGCGCCGCTTCAAGCAGGCCGCCGAGGCTCGCGGCCACAAGGTCAAGGTGCTCAACACGCTGCGTTTCTCGATCGACCTCGAGCACGGCGAGCCGAGCCTGTTCTACCGCGGCAAGGAACTGAGCGATTACGACGCCATCCTGCCGCGCATCGGTGCTTCGATCACCTACTTCGGAACGGCGGTGGTTCGCCAGTTCGAGCAGCTCGACGTGTACACGCCCAACACGGCTAACGGCATCCTCAATTCGCGAGACAAGCTCCGCAGCCTGCAGATCCTTAGCCGTCACGACATCGGCATCCCGCACTCGTGCTATATGCGAAACCAGTTCGACGTGCTGCCCGCCATCGAGCGCATCGGCGGCGCCCCGGTCATCATCAAGCTTATCGAGGGTACCCAGGGCGTGGGCGTCATCCTCGCCGAGAGCAATAAGGTCGCCGAGGGCATCATCGAAACGCTCCAGAGCGCCAAGCAGAACGTGCTCGTGCAGAAGTTCGTGGCCGAGAGCAAGGGCAAGGACGTCCGCGCGTTGGTGGTGGGCGACCGCGTCGTCGCCGCCATGCGCCGCGTGGCGCAGGGACAAGAGTTCCGAAGCAATGTCCACCGCGGCGGACGCACCGAGCCGGTCGAGCTCGACGAGACGTACCAGAAGGCCGCCGTCCGCGCCGCGCAGATCATGGGCCTGCGCGTCGCCGGTGTTGATCTCCTGGAGAGCAACGAGGGTCCGCAGGTGATGGAGGTCAACTCGTCGCCGGGCATGGAGGGCATCGAGGGCTGCACGGGGCTCGACATCGCTGGCTCCATCGTCGAGTACATCGCGAACCAGGTCGACTTCCCGGAAATCGACATCCGCCAGCGGCTCACCGTCAGCGTGGGCTACGGCGTCGCCGAGATCTTCATCCCAGATGGCTCGGACTTCGTGGGCAAGACCATCGCCGAATCGGGCTTGCGAGAGCGCGACCTGACCGTGCTGACCGTCAACCGGGGCACTGCCGTGTTCTCGAACCCCAAGGGGAGCCGCGCGCTCGAGGCCGGAGACCGGCTGCTGTGCTACGGCAAGCTCGAGACCATGCGAGACCTCGTGCCCGAACGCACGAAGCGCAAGAAGAAGCCCCGCGTGGCGAAGCTCGACCCGAGCCTGGTTGACGCCTTGGAGGCCGACAAGTGA
- a CDS encoding S41 family peptidase: MSVLPVLAAQAMLVSCAGSAEISSSEPARIVAASGQPLSATRAGLQQDGDYAGMLRFPAVSDEHIVFSYGNDLWLVSRDGGRAEPLASPAGQEQFPRFSPDGQHVVFQGNYDGDRDLYTLPIDGGVPTRVTHHPANESPTQWHESGIMFFMGGAAGLGRQQEVYRVSPEGGLPERMPIPYGANGVLSDDGQWLAYTPVQRDARTWKRYRGGMASDVWLFNINTNESRQITDWEGTDSLPMWHGDSVFYVSDAGDDHRLNIWRYDVASGNRTQVTNFTDNDVKFPSISSGDNAAIVFSLGTKLHLLDIDANEVSEINVTIPGATPAVRSQTVDAAEHLQAGGISSTGKRVVVEARGDIWTIPAENGPPRQLTDTSRWAERNPAWSPSGRWIAYASDESGEYNIHVTQSDGKGDTRQLTDMDGKYWMSMAWSPDSESLLAIDKSGEMYLIDIESGEANQFDKEPMAGVPSVSWSPDSRYVTYAKTNGNMLTSAVFIYDTDEATMHQVTSGYFGDNWPTFGRDGEYLFYTSNREFTSPQYETVGASFIYANAGRLIAVPLTEEIENPRLIEVDEETWEEDEPDDEESDETSEDADEAADEGEGATDEEGDNAEAELSPIEGTWAGTATGLAALGLPIDEMEVTMYFKQLDDGSFVGASESQGETSDYDSVTFDEATGKLVTTSSEGPINSKTEATLSGDTLTGTWTISGMMEGSGPFTATRQSTEVPDGIISDEAGSGGDDDEVEPTEITFEGFEARSFALPVSPGAFSGLVSNNQGHLLYNSFGSGAPTVKIIDMSGDEIEEKTVVAGAQLVGVSGDGKKILLAGQGNRWKIADARAGQSMSGSISPSDLRKDLDPREEWRQLVQDAWRRHRDFFYVENMHGVDWDAVYDHYSEMVDHAASREDVSFIIGQMISELNVGHAYYWGGDVEGQPSENVGMLGVDFEVASEQGEDGEVAGFRIVKMYGGAPWDTDARNPLDKLGLDVEEGDIITHVNGEPFDVSKDPWVAFVGTVGKETTITVVDSLTGDEETVNERTYTIEPIGNDQALRYRDWVEANRQYVDEASDGKIGYIHVPDTGVNGQNELFRQFYAQITKDALIIDDRWNGGGQIPTRFIELLNRPRTNYWYRRDGQDWPWPYDSHQGPKAMLINGSAGSGGDMFPWLFKHNDLGPLIGRRTWGGLVGISGVPPLIDGGYTAVPNFGFYRTDGTWGIEGHGVDPDIDVIDDPTMLANGQDPQMDAAVEYLLEAIEREGYEPPQRPQEPDRSGFGIDPADR, from the coding sequence GTGAGCGTTCTTCCCGTCCTGGCCGCGCAGGCCATGCTCGTCTCGTGTGCCGGGTCGGCCGAGATCAGCAGCAGCGAGCCGGCCCGCATCGTCGCGGCGTCCGGCCAACCGCTCTCGGCCACGCGGGCCGGGCTGCAGCAGGACGGCGACTACGCCGGCATGCTCCGCTTCCCCGCCGTCAGCGATGAGCACATCGTTTTCTCCTACGGCAACGACCTCTGGCTCGTCTCGCGAGACGGCGGCCGGGCCGAGCCGCTCGCGAGCCCCGCGGGCCAGGAGCAATTCCCGCGATTCAGCCCCGATGGCCAGCACGTGGTCTTCCAGGGCAACTACGACGGCGATCGCGATCTCTACACGCTTCCCATCGATGGCGGCGTGCCCACACGCGTGACCCACCATCCTGCCAACGAGTCGCCCACGCAGTGGCACGAATCGGGCATCATGTTCTTTATGGGTGGCGCCGCCGGCCTGGGCCGCCAGCAAGAGGTCTACCGCGTGTCGCCCGAGGGCGGCCTGCCCGAGCGCATGCCCATTCCCTATGGCGCCAACGGCGTGCTCAGCGACGACGGCCAGTGGCTCGCCTACACGCCCGTCCAGCGCGACGCGCGTACGTGGAAGCGATATCGCGGCGGCATGGCCAGCGACGTCTGGCTCTTCAACATCAACACCAACGAGAGCCGTCAGATCACCGACTGGGAGGGCACCGACAGCCTGCCCATGTGGCACGGCGACTCGGTCTTTTACGTCTCCGACGCCGGCGACGACCACCGCCTCAACATCTGGCGCTACGACGTTGCCAGCGGCAACCGCACCCAGGTGACCAACTTCACCGACAACGACGTGAAGTTCCCCTCTATCAGCAGCGGTGACAACGCCGCCATCGTCTTCAGCCTTGGCACAAAGCTCCACCTGCTCGACATCGACGCGAACGAGGTCAGCGAGATCAACGTGACCATCCCCGGCGCGACGCCCGCCGTCCGCAGCCAAACGGTCGACGCAGCCGAGCACCTGCAGGCCGGCGGCATCAGCTCCACCGGCAAGCGCGTCGTGGTCGAGGCCCGCGGCGACATCTGGACCATCCCCGCCGAGAACGGCCCGCCTCGCCAGCTGACCGATACCAGCCGCTGGGCCGAGCGCAACCCCGCCTGGAGCCCGAGCGGCCGGTGGATCGCTTACGCCAGCGACGAAAGTGGCGAGTACAACATCCACGTCACCCAGAGCGACGGCAAGGGCGACACCCGCCAGCTCACCGACATGGACGGCAAGTACTGGATGTCGATGGCCTGGTCGCCCGACAGCGAATCCCTGCTGGCGATCGACAAGTCGGGCGAGATGTACCTCATCGACATCGAGTCCGGCGAAGCCAACCAGTTCGACAAGGAGCCCATGGCCGGCGTGCCCTCGGTGAGCTGGAGCCCCGACAGCCGCTACGTGACGTATGCCAAGACCAACGGCAACATGCTTACCTCTGCCGTCTTCATCTACGACACCGATGAAGCCACGATGCACCAGGTCACCAGCGGCTACTTCGGCGATAACTGGCCGACCTTCGGCCGCGACGGCGAGTACCTCTTCTACACGTCCAACCGCGAGTTCACCAGCCCGCAGTACGAGACCGTCGGCGCCAGCTTCATCTACGCCAATGCCGGCCGGCTCATCGCCGTGCCGCTGACCGAGGAGATCGAGAACCCCCGCCTCATCGAGGTTGACGAAGAGACCTGGGAAGAGGACGAGCCCGACGACGAGGAGTCCGACGAGACCTCCGAGGACGCCGATGAGGCCGCCGACGAGGGCGAGGGCGCCACAGACGAGGAAGGCGACAACGCCGAAGCCGAGCTCAGCCCCATCGAGGGCACCTGGGCCGGCACGGCCACTGGGCTTGCGGCCCTGGGCTTGCCCATTGACGAGATGGAAGTCACGATGTACTTCAAGCAGCTCGACGACGGCAGCTTCGTCGGCGCCAGCGAGAGCCAGGGTGAGACCTCCGACTACGACAGCGTCACCTTCGACGAGGCGACCGGCAAGCTCGTGACCACCAGCAGCGAGGGGCCGATCAACTCCAAGACCGAGGCCACCCTCAGCGGCGACACGCTCACCGGCACGTGGACCATCAGCGGCATGATGGAAGGCAGCGGCCCATTCACCGCCACGCGCCAGAGCACCGAGGTGCCCGACGGCATCATCTCCGACGAGGCGGGCTCCGGCGGCGACGACGACGAGGTCGAGCCCACCGAGATCACCTTCGAGGGCTTCGAGGCCCGCAGCTTTGCGTTGCCGGTCTCGCCGGGCGCGTTCAGCGGCCTGGTCAGCAACAACCAGGGCCACCTGCTCTACAACAGCTTCGGCAGCGGCGCACCGACCGTCAAGATCATCGACATGTCGGGCGACGAGATCGAAGAGAAGACCGTCGTCGCCGGGGCCCAGCTGGTCGGCGTCTCGGGCGACGGCAAGAAGATCCTGCTCGCAGGCCAGGGCAACCGCTGGAAGATCGCCGACGCCCGCGCGGGCCAGTCGATGTCCGGCTCGATCAGCCCGTCGGACCTGCGCAAGGATCTCGACCCGCGCGAAGAGTGGCGCCAGCTCGTCCAGGACGCCTGGCGTCGCCACCGCGACTTCTTCTACGTGGAGAACATGCACGGCGTCGACTGGGACGCGGTCTACGACCACTACTCCGAGATGGTCGACCACGCCGCCAGCCGCGAGGACGTGAGCTTCATCATCGGCCAGATGATCTCCGAGCTCAACGTCGGCCACGCCTACTACTGGGGAGGCGACGTCGAGGGCCAGCCCAGCGAGAACGTCGGCATGCTCGGCGTCGACTTCGAAGTCGCCTCAGAGCAGGGCGAGGACGGCGAGGTCGCGGGCTTCCGCATCGTCAAGATGTATGGCGGCGCACCCTGGGACACCGATGCACGCAATCCGCTCGACAAGCTCGGCCTCGACGTCGAGGAGGGCGACATCATCACCCACGTCAACGGCGAACCGTTCGACGTCTCGAAGGATCCGTGGGTCGCTTTCGTCGGCACCGTCGGCAAGGAAACCACCATCACCGTCGTCGATAGCCTGACGGGCGACGAGGAGACCGTCAACGAACGCACCTACACCATCGAGCCCATCGGCAACGACCAGGCGCTTCGCTACCGCGACTGGGTCGAGGCCAACCGCCAGTACGTCGATGAGGCGTCGGACGGCAAGATCGGCTACATCCACGTACCCGACACCGGCGTCAACGGCCAGAACGAGCTCTTCCGCCAGTTCTACGCCCAGATCACCAAGGACGCCCTGATCATCGACGACCGCTGGAACGGCGGCGGCCAGATCCCCACCCGCTTCATCGAGCTGCTCAACCGCCCGCGTACCAACTACTGGTACCGCCGCGACGGACAGGACTGGCCCTGGCCCTACGACAGCCACCAGGGTCCCAAGGCCATGCTCATCAACGGGTCGGCCGGCTCGGGCGGTGACATGTTCCCCTGGCTCTTCAAGCACAACGACCTCGGCCCGCTGATCGGCCGGCGCACGTGGGGCGGCCTGGTCGGCATCAGCGGCGTGCCTCCGCTCATCGACGGCGGCTACACCGCCGTGCCCAACTTCGGCTTCTACCGCACCGACGGCACCTGGGGCATCGAGGGCCACGGCGTCGATCCGGACATCGACGTCATCGATGATCCCACCATGCTCGCCAACGGGCAGGATCCGCAGATGGACGCGGCCGTCGAGTACCTGCTCGAGGCCATCGAGCGCGAGGGCTACGAGCCCCCGCAGCGTCCGCAGGAGCCCGACCGCAGCGGCTTCGGCATCGATCCCGCCGACCGCTGA
- a CDS encoding M14 family metallopeptidase has translation MSQRIGVLSWTDLDVKPGEHKEGRLVVSESYAGSDIAIPFSVWRGTSDGPAVYITAAVHGDEINGTGTIRHILMNWPFTLSAGTLVLVPVVNLMGFERNSRYLPDRRDLNRSFPGSPTGSLAARLAHAVFEGIVKPCQFGIDLHTAAVRRTNFPNVRANLKDASIAEFARAFGAELTMHGAGPEGSLRAAACDAGVPTLILEAGEVWKVEPTYVEHAVRGIRNCLIHLGMVQGEPEKPAYRIEADSSKWVRADRGGFLSFHVSPGEFVAKGDPIATNTDLLGNEQNVLEAPQSGVILGMTTIPSVAPGDPICHIAYPSRGELQRAEAAQDKLAGHHLHERTREDLARNVHLSEAPDAGD, from the coding sequence GTGAGCCAGCGCATCGGCGTGCTCTCGTGGACCGACCTGGACGTCAAGCCCGGCGAGCACAAGGAGGGCCGCCTCGTCGTCTCCGAGAGCTACGCGGGGAGTGACATCGCCATCCCGTTCAGCGTCTGGCGTGGCACCTCCGACGGGCCGGCCGTCTACATCACCGCCGCCGTCCACGGCGACGAGATCAACGGCACCGGCACCATCCGACACATCCTGATGAACTGGCCCTTCACGCTCTCGGCCGGCACGCTCGTCCTCGTACCCGTGGTCAACCTCATGGGCTTCGAGCGCAACAGCCGCTACCTGCCCGACCGCCGAGACCTCAACCGCAGCTTCCCCGGCTCGCCCACCGGCAGCCTCGCCGCCCGCCTGGCCCACGCCGTGTTCGAGGGCATCGTCAAGCCCTGCCAGTTCGGCATCGACCTGCATACGGCCGCCGTCCGCCGCACCAACTTCCCAAACGTCCGCGCGAACCTCAAGGACGCGTCGATCGCCGAGTTTGCGCGCGCCTTCGGGGCCGAGCTCACCATGCACGGCGCCGGGCCCGAGGGCTCGCTTCGCGCCGCCGCCTGCGACGCCGGCGTGCCAACGCTCATCCTCGAGGCCGGCGAGGTCTGGAAGGTCGAGCCCACCTACGTCGAGCACGCCGTTCGCGGCATCCGCAACTGCCTCATCCACCTGGGCATGGTGCAGGGAGAGCCCGAGAAGCCGGCCTACCGCATCGAAGCCGATTCGTCCAAGTGGGTGCGGGCCGACCGCGGCGGCTTCCTCAGCTTCCACGTCTCGCCTGGCGAGTTCGTCGCCAAGGGCGACCCCATCGCAACGAACACCGATCTGCTTGGCAACGAGCAGAACGTGCTCGAAGCGCCACAGTCGGGCGTCATCCTGGGCATGACGACCATCCCCAGCGTCGCCCCGGGCGACCCGATCTGCCACATCGCCTACCCAAGCCGCGGCGAGCTGCAACGGGCCGAGGCCGCCCAGGACAAGCTCGCGGGCCACCACCTCCACGAGCGCACCCGCGAAGACCTGGCCCGAAACGTCCACCTCAGCGAGGCGCCCGACGCGGGCGACTGA
- a CDS encoding potassium transporter TrkG: MERRQVESPSQRAPGPWRSAAAVALSMLGAAALAVDAGVPDAPLARSWLVAAQIALPWLAAIAAGDVRLLALPGFGPTRRYRRAKGLAIESGVALATLGWAVGLPAIAGGLAVAVCIAYAISLTGVLSRTLRHPNLLLPASFAAIILVCTLLLKLPAATPADEPIGWIDALFTATSATCVTGLAVRDTASGFTLFGQAVIAGAIQLGGLGFMIFGSTLALLFGVRPSYQENLTLSAALDEYPAHRIMRFAWFIVLVTLVIEALGAVLLYFLWPESLSDGPGGRAWQAVFHSVSAFCNAGFDITGNSLIPMRTGAAPFLVIVPLIVTGGIGFLVLEDVTAYIRRRLRPRPGRQKPRLSTHSKIVLATTTCLLLAGFGVLFLAQSRMTGGATASVAADAAFMSVTARTAGFTVMPMEELSPGSRFMLMILMAIGGSPGSTAGGIKTAVFAVLVIAVYATVRGRDDVEAFGRTLPDALVKRAAMVAAGLLGVVTITTLVLDLTEDIAFEPLLFEVVSAASTTGLSLGATDDLSPFGRVVMTFTMFFGRIGALALLGVLVQGVGGGIERALTRTQLPRDTVSLG; encoded by the coding sequence ATGGAACGTCGCCAGGTCGAATCACCGAGCCAGCGAGCACCGGGTCCGTGGCGGTCCGCCGCGGCCGTCGCGTTGTCGATGCTCGGCGCAGCCGCCCTGGCCGTCGATGCAGGCGTGCCCGATGCTCCGCTTGCTCGGTCCTGGCTCGTCGCCGCCCAGATCGCCCTACCCTGGCTCGCTGCGATCGCCGCTGGCGACGTCCGCCTGCTCGCGCTCCCCGGATTCGGCCCGACCCGCCGGTACCGCCGGGCAAAGGGGCTCGCCATCGAATCGGGCGTCGCGCTGGCCACGCTCGGCTGGGCGGTCGGCCTGCCCGCGATCGCCGGTGGACTCGCGGTCGCGGTCTGCATCGCCTACGCCATCAGCCTCACGGGCGTGCTCTCACGCACGCTCCGCCACCCGAATCTGCTCCTGCCGGCCTCGTTCGCCGCCATCATCCTCGTCTGCACCCTGCTGCTCAAGCTTCCCGCGGCCACGCCCGCAGACGAGCCCATTGGCTGGATCGACGCGCTCTTCACCGCCACCAGCGCCACGTGCGTCACGGGCCTGGCCGTCCGAGACACCGCCAGCGGGTTCACCCTCTTCGGCCAGGCGGTCATCGCCGGAGCCATCCAACTGGGCGGCCTCGGATTCATGATCTTCGGCTCCACGCTCGCCCTGCTCTTTGGGGTACGCCCGAGCTACCAAGAGAACCTGACGCTGAGCGCCGCGCTCGACGAGTACCCCGCCCATCGCATCATGCGATTCGCCTGGTTCATCGTGCTCGTCACGCTCGTCATCGAGGCCCTCGGCGCCGTGCTGCTCTACTTCTTATGGCCCGAGTCGCTGAGCGATGGGCCTGGCGGCCGCGCCTGGCAAGCCGTCTTCCACAGCGTGTCGGCCTTCTGCAACGCTGGATTCGACATCACGGGCAACAGCCTCATCCCCATGCGCACGGGTGCGGCGCCGTTCCTCGTCATCGTGCCGCTCATCGTCACTGGCGGCATCGGCTTCCTCGTGCTTGAAGACGTCACCGCATACATCCGCCGACGCCTGCGCCCGAGGCCGGGTCGCCAAAAGCCGAGGCTTTCGACGCACAGCAAGATCGTCCTGGCGACTACCACCTGCCTGCTGCTCGCGGGGTTCGGCGTGCTCTTCCTCGCCCAGAGCCGCATGACCGGCGGGGCGACGGCCTCGGTCGCGGCAGACGCCGCATTCATGTCCGTGACCGCGCGCACCGCGGGCTTTACCGTGATGCCCATGGAGGAACTGTCCCCGGGCTCGCGGTTCATGCTGATGATCTTGATGGCCATCGGCGGCAGCCCGGGCTCGACCGCCGGCGGCATCAAGACCGCCGTCTTCGCGGTGCTCGTCATCGCCGTCTATGCCACCGTTCGCGGCCGAGACGACGTCGAGGCCTTTGGCCGGACGCTGCCCGATGCGCTGGTGAAGCGGGCCGCCATGGTGGCCGCTGGGCTGTTGGGCGTCGTAACGATCACCACGCTCGTGCTCGACCTCACCGAAGACATCGCCTTCGAGCCGCTGCTCTTCGAGGTCGTCAGCGCCGCCAGCACCACGGGCCTCTCGCTCGGCGCTACGGACGACCTTAGCCCGTTCGGCCGCGTCGTCATGACGTTCACGATGTTTTTCGGCCGCATCGGCGCGCTCGCGCTCCTCGGCGTGCTCGTGCAAGGCGTGGGCGGTGGAATCGAACGGGCCCTCACCAGGACACAACTGCCGCGAGACACGGTCTCGCTCGGCTGA
- a CDS encoding GC-type dockerin domain-anchored protein codes for MSTSPFRGEVAVLDVSDPEAPIEITRITTGGAPQRFTIRGSTLYLAAGSVTFRAYDIEDPRDTTQIGSYLGSGFGYAVDVIDDLGYVASGVAGLDIIQLDLPRPVRLGIADTPGEARDVLIRDGLAFIADGLAGLSVVDVSDPANPTLITSVDTPALARGIALGDNHAFVADGRETPDSGGGVEIFDISTPTAPVLVASYIPDLTVVDVRVEDDTLYAATDAGRIDIVDVSDPSNPRLLGQYSSVARLGAIDVEEGLVYAATLTAGFQILDIRKPASSPLVGVAEFDEGLSQTVFDGQMAYAVSRDTGIRIFDLSDPEQPVERATLAIDDLEGGVAIDGQTLYVSSASFATSSFSIIAVDVSDSSNPIVINETPSAAVVLDLVARDGVLYAPSASEGLIIYDTSDPGNLEVLSDVDVELVTRIALDGSIAYAKGGDTFDDARVFAIDVADPTAPSVLGQATVDGFANDLEVVGPGAVATVGERFSIINFEDPASPFVANVVDQPTGSFQALARRGNLLLAAGGGPAVYDVREPFDPRPVGRFAIERGTSRVSFLGEFGAANGLDGRIYIVDLEDCCPADLDGDGVATVFDFLAFQNLFQDEDPRADLDGDGSFTLFDFLAFQDVFDAGCP; via the coding sequence GTGAGCACATCACCATTCCGGGGTGAGGTCGCGGTACTCGATGTAAGCGACCCGGAGGCCCCGATAGAGATTACGCGAATCACGACCGGCGGCGCTCCGCAGCGGTTCACGATCCGCGGATCGACGCTCTACCTTGCTGCGGGCTCGGTCACCTTCCGTGCCTACGACATCGAGGACCCACGCGACACGACGCAGATCGGTTCGTACCTCGGCTCCGGTTTCGGGTACGCGGTCGACGTCATCGATGATCTGGGGTACGTCGCCTCGGGCGTTGCCGGGCTCGACATCATCCAACTCGACCTGCCTCGCCCCGTGCGGCTTGGCATCGCGGACACTCCGGGAGAGGCTCGCGACGTCCTCATCCGCGACGGACTCGCGTTCATCGCCGATGGGCTGGCGGGGCTGTCCGTCGTCGACGTGAGCGACCCCGCGAATCCGACCCTCATTACGAGCGTCGATACGCCCGCTCTGGCCCGTGGGATCGCGCTCGGCGACAACCACGCTTTCGTGGCCGATGGCCGGGAGACCCCGGACTCTGGCGGCGGCGTCGAGATCTTCGACATCTCCACACCCACGGCCCCGGTACTCGTGGCTTCGTATATCCCTGACCTCACCGTTGTCGACGTCCGAGTCGAGGACGACACGCTGTACGCGGCGACCGACGCTGGTCGCATCGACATCGTCGACGTGTCCGATCCCTCGAACCCCCGGCTCTTGGGCCAATACAGCTCGGTGGCCCGATTGGGCGCCATCGACGTCGAGGAAGGGCTCGTATACGCCGCAACACTCACGGCGGGCTTCCAGATCTTGGACATCAGGAAGCCCGCGAGTTCGCCTTTGGTAGGCGTGGCCGAATTCGACGAGGGGCTTTCCCAGACCGTCTTCGATGGGCAGATGGCCTACGCGGTGTCGCGAGACACCGGTATCCGCATCTTCGACCTCTCCGACCCCGAGCAGCCCGTCGAGCGTGCCACGCTCGCAATCGACGATCTCGAGGGCGGCGTTGCGATCGACGGCCAAACGCTTTACGTCTCTTCGGCGTCCTTTGCCACCTCTTCGTTCTCGATCATCGCGGTCGACGTCTCGGATTCCTCGAATCCAATCGTGATCAACGAGACTCCGTCTGCTGCAGTCGTGCTCGATCTCGTCGCACGCGATGGCGTGCTCTACGCACCGAGCGCGAGCGAGGGCCTCATCATCTATGACACTTCTGATCCTGGCAATCTGGAAGTGTTGAGCGACGTCGACGTCGAGCTCGTGACGCGAATTGCGCTAGACGGGAGTATCGCGTACGCCAAGGGTGGAGACACGTTCGACGACGCACGGGTCTTCGCGATCGACGTGGCCGACCCGACCGCTCCGAGCGTGCTCGGTCAAGCCACGGTAGATGGTTTTGCCAACGACCTGGAGGTCGTCGGTCCCGGAGCGGTCGCTACCGTTGGCGAGCGATTCTCGATCATCAACTTCGAGGATCCCGCATCGCCGTTCGTTGCGAACGTCGTGGATCAGCCAACCGGCAGCTTTCAGGCACTGGCACGACGAGGCAACCTGCTGCTTGCAGCCGGTGGCGGCCCCGCGGTGTACGACGTGCGGGAGCCGTTCGACCCGCGACCCGTGGGTCGCTTCGCGATCGAGCGGGGCACCAGTCGAGTGAGCTTCCTCGGCGAGTTTGGCGCGGCAAACGGGCTCGATGGCAGGATCTACATCGTCGATCTCGAAGACTGCTGCCCGGCCGATCTCGATGGCGATGGCGTGGCCACGGTGTTCGACTTCTTGGCGTTTCAGAACCTGTTCCAGGATGAAGACCCCCGGGCCGACCTCGACGGCGACGGCAGCTTCACGCTGTTTGACTTCCTGGCGTTCCAAGACGTGTTCGACGCCGGCTGCCCCTGA
- a CDS encoding TrkA family potassium uptake protein: protein MAKEHDPSNDKRPIAVLGLGRFGQRIATQLAKSGQAVIACDLDRDAVERIASDVAQAIVVDVTDEEALKARGVHKVKAAVVAIGDDFEAAVLATVTLKQLDIPRIIARGRSDTTARVLRRVGASDVVLAEIEAADRWAGRLLGPGVLNQIEFHEGYSIIELRVPKPWVGKSLADIGARKKHHVHVIAVKREDDSVGGGMQVLVISPDEPLKKTDVLMVMGQDDQLHTLTGIS from the coding sequence ATGGCCAAGGAACACGATCCATCGAACGACAAGCGGCCCATCGCCGTGCTGGGGCTCGGGCGGTTCGGCCAGCGCATCGCGACGCAATTGGCCAAGAGCGGCCAGGCCGTCATCGCGTGCGATCTTGATCGCGACGCCGTCGAACGCATCGCGTCGGACGTCGCACAAGCGATCGTCGTTGACGTGACCGACGAAGAGGCGCTCAAGGCCCGCGGCGTCCACAAGGTCAAGGCCGCCGTCGTCGCCATCGGCGATGACTTCGAGGCCGCCGTGCTCGCCACCGTCACGCTCAAGCAGCTCGACATCCCACGCATCATCGCTCGCGGTCGATCCGATACCACCGCACGCGTGCTCCGACGCGTCGGCGCCAGCGACGTCGTGCTCGCCGAGATCGAGGCAGCAGACCGTTGGGCTGGTCGGCTGCTCGGTCCGGGCGTGCTCAACCAGATCGAATTCCACGAAGGCTACAGCATCATCGAGTTGCGCGTGCCCAAGCCCTGGGTCGGCAAGTCCTTGGCCGACATCGGCGCACGCAAGAAGCACCACGTCCACGTCATCGCCGTCAAGCGTGAGGACGATTCGGTCGGCGGCGGCATGCAGGTGCTGGTCATCTCCCCGGACGAGCCTCTCAAGAAGACCGACGTGCTCATGGTCATGGGCCAGGACGACCAGCTCCACACGCTGACCGGGATTTCCTGA